A single region of the Ursus arctos isolate Adak ecotype North America unplaced genomic scaffold, UrsArc2.0 scaffold_10, whole genome shotgun sequence genome encodes:
- the ZMYM5 gene encoding zinc finger MYM-type protein 5 isoform X5, giving the protein MDKFSVRGLDLTEQTPVLLEHKAMAASIMDTGNSFGDPASPLGNRCRNSSVEDDDDVVFIESIQPPSTSTPAIADQRNFIFASSRNERQQGNFSIILPSSRDLASQKGNVSETIVIDDEEDIETNGGEKKNSSNFIEWGLPGTKNRTKDLDFSISSLSRSKTKTAVGPFNPGRMNVAGDEFQNEGYATHHSPDNHCTLV; this is encoded by the exons ATGGATAAATTTTCAGTGAGAGGATTAGACTTGACTGAACAGACTCCTGTTTTATTAGAGCATAAAGCCATGGCAGCTAGTATCATGGATACAGGAAATTCATTTGGTGACCCAGCTAGTCCTTTAGGTAACAGATGTAGAAATTCATCAGtggaagatgatgatgatgttgtATTTATTGAATCTATACAACCTCCTTCAACTTCTACTCCAGCAATAGCTGatcaaagaaattttatatttgcttCATCAAGAAATGAAAGGCAACAAGGAAATTTTTCCATAATTCTTCCTTCCTCAAGAGATTTGGCTTCTCAGAAGGGAAATGTAAGTGAGACAATTGTTATCGATGATGAAGAGGACATAGAAACAAatggaggggaaaagaaaaattcttccaATTTTATTGAATGGGGACTTCCTGGAACTAAAAATAGAACCAAAGATTTGGATTTCTCCATTTCCAGTCTTTCAAGAAGTAAG ACCAAGACTGCAGTAGGACCTTTTAATCCTGGTAGAATGAATGTGGCAGGAGATGAATTTCAGAATGAAGGATATGCAACTCATCATAGTCCCG
- the ZMYM5 gene encoding zinc finger MYM-type protein 5 isoform X4, whose amino-acid sequence MDKFSVRGLDLTEQTPVLLEHKAMAASIMDTGNSFGDPASPLGNRCRNSSVEDDDDVVFIESIQPPSTSTPAIADQRNFIFASSRNERQQGNFSIILPSSRDLASQKGNVSETIVIDDEEDIETNGGEKKNSSNFIEWGLPGTKNRTKDLDFSISSLSRSKTKTAVGPFNPGRMNVAGDEFQNEGYATHHSPGKQFVDLPVSIISP is encoded by the exons ATGGATAAATTTTCAGTGAGAGGATTAGACTTGACTGAACAGACTCCTGTTTTATTAGAGCATAAAGCCATGGCAGCTAGTATCATGGATACAGGAAATTCATTTGGTGACCCAGCTAGTCCTTTAGGTAACAGATGTAGAAATTCATCAGtggaagatgatgatgatgttgtATTTATTGAATCTATACAACCTCCTTCAACTTCTACTCCAGCAATAGCTGatcaaagaaattttatatttgcttCATCAAGAAATGAAAGGCAACAAGGAAATTTTTCCATAATTCTTCCTTCCTCAAGAGATTTGGCTTCTCAGAAGGGAAATGTAAGTGAGACAATTGTTATCGATGATGAAGAGGACATAGAAACAAatggaggggaaaagaaaaattcttccaATTTTATTGAATGGGGACTTCCTGGAACTAAAAATAGAACCAAAGATTTGGATTTCTCCATTTCCAGTCTTTCAAGAAGTAAG ACCAAGACTGCAGTAGGACCTTTTAATCCTGGTAGAATGAATGTGGCAGGAGATGAATTTCAGAATGAAGGATATGCAACTCATCATAGTCCCGGTAAGCA